One Sphingomonas sp. LHG3406-1 genomic window carries:
- the rplV gene encoding 50S ribosomal protein L22 — protein MSKAAAPRKVGDKEALAVGNTIRGSARKLNLVAQLIRGRKVEEALNILKFSTKGMSEDVYKVLASAVANAENNHNLDVDALVVAEASVGKSISMKRFATRARGRSSRIVKPFSRIRVVVREQEEA, from the coding sequence ATGTCCAAGGCTGCAGCACCCCGCAAGGTGGGCGACAAGGAAGCGCTCGCCGTCGGTAACACCATCCGTGGCTCGGCCCGCAAGCTGAACCTGGTTGCCCAGCTCATCCGCGGCCGCAAGGTCGAGGAAGCGCTGAACATCCTGAAGTTCAGCACCAAGGGCATGAGCGAGGACGTGTACAAGGTCCTGGCTTCGGCCGTGGCCAATGCCGAGAACAACCACAACCTCGACGTCGACGCGCTCGTCGTCGCCGAGGCCAGCGTTGGCAAGTCGATCTCGATGAAGCGTTTCGCGACCCGTGCGCGTGGCCGTTCGAGCCGGATCGTCAAGCCGTTCAGCCGCATCCGCGTCGTCGTTCGCGAGCAGGAAGAAGCCTAA
- the rpsS gene encoding 30S ribosomal protein S19, with product MARSVWKGPFVELSLLKKAEAAQDSGGRAPIKTWSRRSTILPQFVGLTFNVYNGRKFVPVSVNEDMVGMKLGEFAPTRYFPGHAADKKGKR from the coding sequence ATGGCTCGTTCCGTCTGGAAGGGTCCGTTCGTCGAGCTTTCGCTCCTGAAGAAGGCGGAAGCCGCTCAGGACAGCGGTGGCCGCGCGCCGATCAAGACCTGGTCGCGCCGCTCGACCATCCTGCCGCAGTTCGTCGGCCTGACCTTCAACGTCTACAACGGTCGCAAGTTCGTGCCCGTCTCGGTCAACGAGGACATGGTCGGCATGAAGCTCGGCGAGTTCGCGCCGACCCGTTACTTCCCGGGTCACGCCGCCGACAAGAAGGGCAAGCGCTAA
- the rplB gene encoding 50S ribosomal protein L2, with translation MALKAYKPTSPARRGLILVDKSSLWKGKPVKALTEGKRKTGGRNNKGHVTSRGIAGGHKQKYRIIDFKRRTWDVAATVERLEYDPNRSAFIALVTYEGGEQAYILAPQRLAPGDKVVAGKKVDVKPGNAMEIGQMPVGTIVHNVELKPGKGGQIARAAGTYVQVVGRDKGMVIVRLNSGEQRYVRADCMATVGAVSNPDNGNQTLAKAGRTRWLGKRPLTRGVAKNPVDHPHGGGEGRTSGGRHPVTPWGKPTKGARTRHNKATDKFIIRSRHAKKKG, from the coding sequence ATGGCACTCAAAGCATATAAGCCGACGAGCCCGGCCCGCCGTGGCCTGATCCTCGTCGACAAGAGCAGCCTGTGGAAGGGCAAGCCCGTCAAGGCGCTGACCGAAGGCAAGCGCAAGACCGGTGGTCGCAACAACAAGGGTCACGTGACCAGCCGCGGGATCGCGGGCGGCCACAAGCAGAAGTACCGGATCATCGACTTCAAGCGTCGGACCTGGGACGTCGCTGCGACCGTCGAGCGGCTCGAATATGACCCCAACCGGTCGGCGTTCATCGCGCTCGTCACCTACGAGGGCGGCGAGCAGGCCTACATCCTCGCGCCACAGCGCCTCGCGCCGGGCGACAAGGTCGTCGCCGGCAAGAAGGTCGACGTGAAGCCCGGCAATGCGATGGAGATCGGCCAGATGCCGGTCGGCACCATCGTCCACAATGTCGAGCTGAAGCCCGGCAAGGGTGGCCAGATCGCCCGCGCCGCCGGCACCTATGTGCAGGTCGTGGGCCGCGACAAGGGCATGGTCATCGTTCGCCTGAACTCGGGCGAGCAGCGCTATGTCCGCGCCGACTGCATGGCGACCGTCGGTGCCGTGTCCAACCCGGACAATGGCAACCAGACCCTCGCCAAGGCCGGCCGCACCCGCTGGCTCGGCAAGCGCCCGCTGACCCGCGGCGTCGCCAAGAACCCGGTCGACCACCCGCACGGCGGTGGTGAAGGCCGGACCTCGGGCGGCCGTCATCCGGTCACCCCGTGGGGCAAGCCGACCAAGGGTGCCCGCACCCGTCACAACAAGGCAACGGACAAGTTCATCATCCGTAGCCGTCACGCCAAGAAGAAGGGCTAA
- a CDS encoding 50S ribosomal protein L23, producing MAKKDEAKAIDLRHYDVIRGPHITEKTTLLSEFNAVVFKVAGDASKPEIKAAVEALFNRKVANVNTMVTKGKSKRWKGKPYQRSDEKKAIVTLAPGQDPIDVTSGI from the coding sequence ATGGCTAAGAAGGACGAGGCCAAGGCGATCGATCTGCGTCACTATGACGTGATCCGCGGGCCGCACATCACCGAGAAGACGACCCTGCTCTCCGAGTTCAACGCGGTCGTGTTCAAGGTCGCGGGCGACGCCAGCAAGCCGGAGATCAAGGCGGCCGTGGAAGCGCTGTTCAACCGCAAGGTTGCCAACGTGAACACCATGGTCACCAAGGGCAAGTCGAAGCGCTGGAAGGGCAAGCCCTACCAGCGGTCGGACGAGAAGAAGGCGATCGTCACCCTGGCCCCCGGCCAGGACCCGATCGACGTCACGAGCGGGATCTAA
- the rplD gene encoding 50S ribosomal protein L4, whose translation MKVEIKTLDAAGSGEVELNDAVFGVEPRADILHRVVTWQLANRRGMARAARERSDVARTGKKFGRQKGGGTARHGDRCAPIFIGGGKAHGPRARLFTQSLNKKVRALGLKMALSSKAQGGQLVIVDNLDVPEGKTKSLVEKLGKLGFGKTALVIDGDALNVSFAHASSNLPGLNLIPAVGANVYDIMRHETLVLTKAAVEKLEARFNG comes from the coding sequence ATGAAGGTCGAAATCAAGACCCTCGACGCGGCCGGATCCGGCGAGGTCGAGCTCAATGACGCCGTGTTCGGTGTCGAGCCCCGCGCCGACATCCTGCACCGCGTCGTCACCTGGCAGCTCGCCAACCGCCGCGGCATGGCCCGCGCGGCCCGCGAGCGGTCGGACGTTGCCCGCACCGGCAAGAAGTTCGGTCGCCAGAAGGGCGGCGGTACGGCTCGCCACGGCGATCGCTGCGCCCCGATCTTCATCGGCGGCGGCAAGGCCCATGGCCCGCGTGCCCGCCTGTTCACGCAGTCGCTGAACAAGAAGGTCCGTGCGCTCGGCCTCAAGATGGCGCTGAGCAGCAAGGCTCAGGGCGGCCAGCTGGTCATCGTCGACAATCTCGACGTGCCGGAAGGCAAGACCAAGTCGCTGGTTGAGAAGCTCGGCAAGCTGGGCTTCGGCAAGACCGCGCTGGTGATCGACGGCGACGCGCTGAACGTCAGCTTCGCGCACGCTTCGTCGAACCTGCCGGGTCTGAACCTGATCCCGGCGGTCGGCGCCAACGTCTACGACATCATGCGCCACGAGACCCTGGTCCTGACCAAGGCCGCGGTCGAGAAGCTGGAGGCCCGGTTCAATGGCTAA
- the rplC gene encoding 50S ribosomal protein L3 codes for MRTGVIAKKVGMTRLFQADGRHVPVTVLQLEGVQVVGRREEGTDGYTAVQLGAGAAKAKNVNKPQRGAFGKAEVELKAKVVEFRVAEDALLDLGAEIAADHFVEGQMVDISGVTQGKGFAGAMKRWGFGGLRATHGVSVSHRSHGSTGNRQDPGRVFKNKKMAGHMGARNRTQQNLEIVRTDVERGLLFVKGSVPGHKGSWLTVKDSVKIARNENAPYPAGLRTAAAAPQNNDAQVTDTAPAADESTEG; via the coding sequence ATGCGCACCGGCGTGATCGCCAAGAAGGTTGGAATGACCCGCCTGTTCCAGGCAGACGGACGTCACGTTCCCGTGACGGTTCTCCAGCTCGAAGGCGTACAGGTTGTCGGCCGCCGCGAAGAGGGCACGGACGGTTATACCGCCGTCCAGCTCGGCGCGGGCGCCGCCAAGGCCAAGAATGTCAACAAGCCGCAGCGCGGTGCCTTCGGCAAGGCCGAGGTCGAGCTGAAGGCCAAGGTCGTCGAGTTCCGGGTTGCCGAGGATGCGCTCCTCGACCTCGGTGCCGAGATCGCCGCCGATCACTTCGTCGAAGGCCAGATGGTCGACATCTCCGGTGTCACCCAGGGCAAGGGCTTCGCCGGCGCCATGAAGCGCTGGGGCTTCGGTGGTCTTCGCGCCACCCACGGCGTGTCCGTGTCGCACCGTTCGCACGGTTCGACCGGTAACCGCCAGGACCCGGGCCGCGTCTTCAAGAACAAGAAGATGGCTGGCCACATGGGCGCCCGCAACCGCACCCAGCAGAACCTCGAGATCGTCCGCACCGACGTTGAGCGCGGCCTGCTGTTCGTGAAGGGCTCCGTGCCCGGTCACAAGGGCAGCTGGCTGACCGTCAAGGACAGCGTGAAGATCGCCCGCAACGAGAATGCGCCGTATCCGGCCGGTCTTCGCACCGCCGCCGCGGCTCCCCAGAACAACGACGCTCAGGTGACGGACACTGCTCCGGCCGCCGACGAGAGCACGGAAGGCTAA
- the rpsJ gene encoding 30S ribosomal protein S10, with protein METQNIRIRLKAFDHRVLDQATGDIADTARRTGALIRGPIPLPTRIEKFTVNRSPHVDKKSREQFEVRTYKRLLDIVQPTPQTVDALMKLDLAAGVDVEIKLA; from the coding sequence ATGGAAACTCAGAACATCCGGATTCGTCTGAAGGCCTTCGATCACCGCGTGCTCGATCAGGCGACCGGCGACATCGCCGACACCGCCCGTCGCACCGGCGCTCTGATCCGTGGTCCCATTCCGCTCCCGACCCGCATCGAGAAGTTCACCGTCAACCGTTCGCCGCACGTCGACAAGAAGTCGCGCGAGCAGTTCGAGGTGCGCACCTACAAGCGGCTGCTCGACATCGTTCAGCCGACCCCGCAGACCGTCGATGCACTTATGAAGCTCGACCTCGCGGCAGGTGTAGACGTGGAGATCAAACTGGCCTAA
- a CDS encoding reverse transcriptase-like protein, with protein sequence MIRPPVLKSFFDGGCRPNPGPIEVAVVARGEVHFFNHLGEGGSGEAEWLALCLALETAHQLGIRRFDLLGDSRSTIEQANGIVPCRGVAAQACRERFQAASAILAPRRIRWIPRHQNLAGIALQQRHDGKRQLEPRSQPDW encoded by the coding sequence GTGATCCGCCCCCCAGTCCTGAAGAGCTTCTTCGACGGCGGCTGCCGCCCCAATCCGGGACCGATCGAAGTCGCCGTGGTCGCCCGCGGCGAGGTCCACTTTTTCAACCATCTCGGGGAGGGCGGGAGCGGCGAAGCGGAATGGCTGGCGCTCTGCCTCGCCCTGGAGACCGCCCATCAGCTCGGCATCAGGCGTTTCGACCTCCTCGGCGACAGCCGCAGCACCATCGAGCAGGCCAACGGCATCGTGCCCTGCCGCGGCGTTGCGGCGCAGGCCTGTCGCGAGCGCTTCCAGGCCGCCTCGGCCATCCTCGCTCCTCGCCGAATCCGCTGGATCCCCCGCCACCAGAACCTCGCCGGAATCGCCCTGCAGCAGCGGCATGACGGCAAGCGTCAATTGGAGCCTCGATCGCAGCCCGACTGGTGA
- the tuf gene encoding elongation factor Tu produces the protein MAKAKFERNKPHVNIGTIGHVDHGKTSLTAAITKVLAKHGGGVAVDFANIDKAPEERERGITISTAHVEYETQNRHYAHVDCPGHADYVKNMITGAAQMDGAILVVSAADGPMPQTKEHILLAAQVGVPTMVVFLNKVDQVDDPELLELVELEIREELSKRGFDGDNIPIVAGSALAVLEDRDANIGEEAILKLMQAVDDWIPTPERPLDKPFLMPIEDVFSISGRGTVVTGRVETGIVKVGEEVEIVGIKDTKKTVVTGVEMFRKLLDQGQAGDNIGALIRGVARDDVERGQVLCKPGSITPHTDFSAEVYVLSKDEGGRHTPFFANYRPQFYFRTTDVTGEVTLPEGTEMVMPGDNVTLGVKLIAPIAMDQGLRFAIREGGRTVGAGVVGTITK, from the coding sequence ATGGCGAAGGCGAAATTCGAGCGGAACAAGCCGCACGTGAACATTGGCACCATCGGTCACGTCGACCATGGCAAGACGTCGCTGACGGCGGCGATCACCAAGGTGCTGGCCAAGCATGGCGGCGGCGTCGCGGTCGACTTTGCCAACATCGACAAGGCTCCGGAAGAGCGCGAGCGCGGCATCACCATCTCGACCGCCCACGTCGAGTACGAGACCCAGAACCGCCACTATGCGCACGTCGACTGCCCGGGCCACGCCGACTATGTGAAGAACATGATCACCGGCGCGGCGCAGATGGACGGCGCGATCCTGGTGGTTTCGGCCGCCGACGGCCCGATGCCGCAGACCAAGGAGCACATCCTGCTCGCGGCGCAGGTCGGCGTTCCGACCATGGTCGTCTTCCTCAACAAGGTCGACCAGGTTGACGATCCCGAGCTGCTCGAGCTGGTCGAGCTGGAAATCCGCGAGGAGCTTTCCAAGCGTGGCTTCGACGGCGACAACATTCCGATCGTCGCCGGTTCGGCGCTGGCCGTTCTCGAGGACCGTGACGCCAACATCGGCGAGGAAGCCATCCTCAAGCTGATGCAGGCCGTCGACGACTGGATCCCGACTCCGGAGCGTCCGCTCGACAAGCCGTTCCTGATGCCGATCGAGGACGTGTTCTCGATCTCGGGCCGCGGCACCGTCGTGACCGGCCGCGTCGAGACCGGCATCGTCAAGGTTGGCGAGGAAGTCGAGATCGTCGGCATCAAGGACACCAAGAAGACCGTCGTCACCGGCGTCGAGATGTTCCGCAAGCTGCTCGACCAGGGCCAGGCCGGCGACAACATCGGTGCGCTGATCCGCGGCGTCGCTCGCGACGACGTGGAGCGTGGTCAGGTGCTCTGCAAGCCGGGCTCGATCACTCCGCACACCGACTTCTCGGCCGAAGTGTACGTGCTGTCGAAGGACGAGGGCGGCCGTCACACGCCGTTCTTCGCCAACTATCGTCCGCAGTTCTACTTCCGCACCACCGACGTGACCGGCGAAGTGACCCTTCCCGAGGGCACCGAGATGGTCATGCCGGGCGACAACGTCACCCTCGGCGTCAAGCTGATCGCTCCGATCGCGATGGACCAGGGCCTGCGTTTCGCCATCCGTGAAGGCGGCCGCACCGTCGGCGCCGGCGTGGTGGGCACCATCACCAAGTAA
- the fusA gene encoding elongation factor G has translation MARSHPLERYRNIGIMAHIDAGKTTTTERILYYTGKSYKIGEVHEGTATMDWMEQEQERGITITSAATTCKWKAEDGQGPEHLINIIDTPGHVDFTIEVERSLRVLDGAVACFDGVAGVEPQSETVWRQADKYKVPRMCFINKLDRTGADFYYCVNTIVERLGARPAVLYLPIGMEGGFKGLVDLVNNRAIIWLEESLGAKFEYQDIPDDLKEKAAKYRSDLIELAVEQDDEAMEAYLEGTEPDTATLKKLIRKGTLAMDFVPIVCGSAFKNKGVQPLLDAVIDYLPSPLDIPPVEGVKPGTEEADTREASDDVPFSALAFKIMNDPFVGSLTFTRIYSGTLTKGSYLNSVKDKKEKIGRMLLMHANSREDIEEARAGDIVAIAGLKETTTGDTLCDPAKPIVLERMEFPEPVIEVAVEPKTKADQEKMGVALNRLAAEDPSFRVTTDHESGQTIIKGMGELHLEILVDRMKREFKVEANVGAPQVAYREYLKKPVDIDYTHKKQSGGTGQFGRVKVKLTPGERGAGIVFKDEIKGGNIPKEYIPAIEKGFRETAATGSLVGFPIIDFDIVLYDGAYHDVDSSALAFEITARGAMREAAQKAGITLLEPVMKVEVVTPEDYLGDVIGDINSRRGQIQGTDSRGNAQVVEAMVPLANMFGYVNQLRSFTQGRAQYSMQFSHYDEVPQNVADEVKAKLA, from the coding sequence ATGGCCCGCAGCCATCCGCTCGAGCGTTACCGCAATATCGGCATCATGGCGCACATCGACGCCGGCAAGACGACGACGACCGAGCGCATCCTCTATTACACCGGCAAGTCCTACAAGATCGGCGAGGTCCACGAGGGCACCGCCACCATGGACTGGATGGAGCAGGAGCAGGAGCGCGGGATCACGATCACGTCGGCTGCCACCACCTGCAAGTGGAAGGCCGAAGACGGTCAGGGCCCGGAGCATCTGATCAACATCATCGACACGCCCGGCCACGTCGACTTCACCATCGAGGTCGAGCGTTCGCTGCGCGTGCTCGACGGCGCGGTCGCCTGCTTCGACGGCGTTGCCGGCGTCGAGCCGCAGTCGGAAACCGTGTGGCGCCAGGCGGACAAGTACAAGGTTCCGCGGATGTGCTTCATCAACAAGCTCGACCGCACCGGGGCCGATTTCTATTATTGCGTGAACACGATCGTCGAGCGCCTGGGCGCTCGCCCGGCCGTGCTGTACCTGCCGATCGGCATGGAAGGCGGCTTCAAGGGTCTGGTCGACCTGGTCAACAACCGCGCGATCATCTGGCTCGAAGAGTCGCTGGGCGCGAAGTTCGAGTATCAGGACATCCCGGATGACCTGAAGGAAAAGGCCGCCAAGTATCGCAGCGACCTGATCGAACTCGCCGTCGAGCAGGACGACGAGGCGATGGAAGCCTATCTGGAAGGCACCGAGCCCGACACCGCCACGCTCAAGAAGCTGATCCGCAAGGGCACGCTGGCGATGGACTTCGTTCCGATCGTCTGCGGCTCGGCGTTCAAGAACAAGGGCGTCCAGCCCCTGCTCGACGCCGTGATCGACTATCTGCCGAGCCCGCTCGACATTCCGCCGGTCGAAGGCGTCAAGCCGGGCACCGAGGAAGCCGACACCCGCGAGGCGTCGGACGACGTGCCCTTCTCGGCGCTGGCGTTCAAGATCATGAACGATCCCTTCGTCGGCTCGCTGACCTTCACCCGCATCTATTCGGGCACGCTCACCAAGGGCAGCTACCTGAACTCGGTGAAGGACAAGAAGGAAAAGATCGGCCGCATGCTCCTCATGCACGCGAATTCGCGTGAGGACATCGAAGAAGCACGCGCGGGCGACATCGTCGCCATCGCTGGTCTCAAGGAAACCACCACCGGCGACACGCTGTGCGACCCGGCCAAGCCGATCGTGCTCGAGCGCATGGAGTTCCCGGAGCCGGTCATCGAAGTCGCCGTGGAGCCGAAGACCAAGGCCGACCAGGAGAAGATGGGCGTTGCCCTCAACCGCCTGGCTGCCGAGGATCCCTCGTTCCGCGTCACCACCGATCACGAGAGCGGCCAGACCATCATCAAGGGGATGGGCGAGCTCCACCTCGAGATCCTGGTCGATCGCATGAAGCGCGAGTTCAAGGTCGAAGCCAATGTCGGCGCTCCGCAGGTCGCGTATCGCGAATATCTGAAGAAGCCGGTCGACATCGACTACACGCATAAGAAGCAGTCGGGCGGCACCGGCCAGTTCGGCCGCGTCAAGGTCAAGCTGACTCCGGGCGAGCGTGGCGCTGGCATCGTCTTCAAGGACGAGATCAAGGGCGGTAACATTCCCAAGGAATATATCCCCGCGATCGAAAAGGGCTTCCGCGAGACGGCGGCCACGGGTTCGCTGGTCGGCTTCCCGATCATCGACTTCGACATCGTACTGTATGACGGTGCCTACCATGACGTCGACTCGTCGGCGCTGGCGTTCGAAATCACCGCCCGCGGTGCGATGCGTGAAGCCGCCCAGAAGGCGGGGATCACGCTGCTCGAGCCGGTGATGAAGGTCGAGGTGGTCACCCCCGAGGATTATCTCGGCGACGTGATCGGCGACATCAACAGCCGCCGTGGCCAGATCCAGGGCACCGACAGCCGGGGCAATGCCCAGGTTGTCGAGGCGATGGTCCCGCTGGCGAACATGTTTGGCTACGTGAACCAGCTGCGCTCGTTCACGCAGGGCCGGGCGCAGTACTCCATGCAGTTCTCGCACTATGACGAAGTCCCGCAGAACGTTGCGGACGAGGTCAAGGCGAAGCTGGCGTAA
- the rpsG gene encoding 30S ribosomal protein S7: MSRRRRPEKREILPDPKFGDIVLSKFMNSVMLDGKKSVAESIVYGALEVVETRLKREPLGVFHDALNNVKPGIEVRSRRVGGATYQVPVEVRDVRAQALAIRWLIGAARSRSEKTMAARLSGELMDAAQNRGNAVKKREDTHRMAEANRAFSHYRW, translated from the coding sequence ATGTCACGTCGTCGTCGCCCAGAGAAGCGCGAGATCCTGCCGGACCCGAAGTTCGGTGACATCGTCCTGTCGAAGTTCATGAATTCGGTCATGCTCGACGGCAAGAAGTCGGTCGCCGAGAGCATCGTCTACGGTGCCCTCGAGGTCGTCGAGACCCGCCTGAAGCGCGAGCCGCTCGGTGTGTTCCACGACGCGCTCAACAACGTGAAGCCGGGCATCGAGGTCCGCAGCCGCCGCGTCGGCGGTGCGACCTACCAGGTGCCGGTCGAGGTCCGCGACGTCCGCGCCCAGGCGCTGGCGATCCGCTGGCTGATCGGCGCCGCCCGTTCGCGCAGCGAGAAGACCATGGCCGCCCGCCTGTCGGGTGAGCTGATGGACGCCGCGCAGAACCGCGGCAACGCGGTCAAGAAGCGCGAAGACACGCACCGCATGGCCGAGGCGAACCGCGCCTTCAGCCACTACCGCTGGTAA
- the rpsL gene encoding 30S ribosomal protein S12, protein MPTINQLIRKGREPQKAKSKVPAMEQNPQKRGVCTRVYTTTPKKPNSALRKVAKVRLTNQREVISYIPGEGHNLQEHSVVLIRGGRVRDLPGVRYHVLRGVLDTQGVKDRRQSRSKYGAKRPK, encoded by the coding sequence ATGCCAACGATCAACCAGCTGATCCGCAAGGGTCGCGAGCCGCAGAAGGCCAAGAGCAAGGTCCCTGCGATGGAGCAGAACCCGCAGAAGCGCGGCGTCTGCACCCGTGTCTATACCACGACTCCGAAGAAGCCGAACTCGGCGCTGCGCAAGGTGGCCAAGGTCCGCCTGACCAACCAGCGCGAAGTCATCAGCTACATCCCGGGCGAGGGCCACAACCTCCAGGAGCACAGCGTCGTGCTGATCCGTGGCGGCCGTGTGCGCGACCTTCCGGGTGTCCGCTATCACGTGCTTCGCGGCGTGCTCGACACGCAGGGCGTCAAGGACCGGCGTCAGTCGCGCTCCAAGTATGGCGCCAAGCGGCCCAAGTAA
- a CDS encoding amidohydrolase family protein, with product MRATLVRHLGDGRSREGPARLSSSNAADLLGLASEVGSIEPGSGADIIAVAGSPPRRRLDAQEGGLRHGPRRGGADALTG from the coding sequence ATGCGCGCGACACTCGTGCGACATTTAGGCGACGGCAGATCGCGCGAGGGCCCGGCCCGGCTAAGTTCCTCCAACGCCGCCGACCTGCTCGGCCTGGCGAGCGAGGTCGGGTCCATCGAACCCGGCTCGGGCGCCGACATCATCGCGGTCGCCGGCAGCCCCCCTCGTCGACGTCTGGATGCTCAAGAAGGTGGACTTCGTCATGGCCCGCGCCGAGGTGGTGCCGATGCGCTCACCGGTTGA
- a CDS encoding UDP-2,3-diacylglucosamine diphosphatase, with the protein MTTRMLARVRSFAQTSRSSPRPDTDWIAEPRHFDPRRPRLAYRTVFISDFHLGTPGCNADLLLDFLKSVECDTLYLVGDIIDGWQLRKGFYWPPRHNDVVRAILKMAKHGTRVIYIPGNHDEFLRGYASLAFGGVEFAQEAIHETADGRRLLVLHGDEFDGVVLYARWLAFLGDHAYTLLLKLNRLVNLGRKLLGLPYWSLSAHLKKKVKNAVQYVCSFEAAVAQAAAERGACGVVCGHIHSASIEQIGTVTYYNDGDWVESCSALVEDYQGNLSILDWAERCRAEVAAAKLKTQARIALPA; encoded by the coding sequence ATGACCACCAGAATGCTCGCCCGGGTCCGCAGCTTCGCCCAGACCAGCCGGAGCAGTCCGCGGCCCGATACGGACTGGATCGCCGAGCCCCGCCACTTCGATCCGCGCCGGCCACGGCTCGCCTATCGCACCGTCTTCATCAGCGACTTCCACCTCGGCACGCCGGGCTGCAACGCCGACCTGCTTCTCGACTTCCTCAAGTCGGTCGAGTGCGACACGCTTTATCTGGTCGGCGACATCATCGACGGCTGGCAGCTCAGGAAGGGCTTCTACTGGCCGCCGCGGCACAACGACGTGGTGCGCGCCATCCTGAAGATGGCCAAGCACGGCACCCGGGTCATCTACATCCCCGGCAATCACGACGAATTCCTGCGAGGCTATGCCAGTCTCGCCTTCGGCGGCGTCGAATTCGCCCAGGAGGCCATCCACGAGACCGCCGACGGGCGCCGCCTGCTGGTGCTGCACGGCGACGAGTTCGACGGCGTGGTGCTCTACGCCCGCTGGCTCGCCTTCCTCGGCGACCATGCCTACACGCTGCTGCTGAAGCTGAACCGGCTGGTGAACCTCGGCCGCAAGCTCCTTGGCCTGCCCTACTGGTCGCTGTCGGCGCACCTCAAGAAGAAGGTCAAGAACGCCGTTCAATATGTCTGCAGCTTCGAGGCGGCGGTGGCCCAGGCGGCGGCCGAGCGGGGCGCCTGCGGCGTGGTCTGCGGGCACATCCACAGCGCCTCGATCGAGCAGATCGGGACCGTCACCTACTACAATGACGGCGACTGGGTGGAGAGCTGCTCCGCGCTGGTCGAGGATTATCAGGGCAATCTTTCCATCCTCGACTGGGCCGAGCGCTGCCGGGCCGAGGTGGCGGCCGCGAAGCTCAAGACACAAGCGCGGATCGCCCTTCCCGCATGA
- a CDS encoding glycosyltransferase family 1 protein, with translation MKLALASDAWSPQVNGVVRALSETEARLRRRGWTIELLTPDAFRTLPCPTYPEIRLALGCSREVARRLDAFAPDAIHIATEGPIGWAVRRWCIARAKPFTTSFHTRFPDYVAVRTGLPADWIWPVMRRFHGPASRVMAVTPALAAELAERGIGPVHRWPLGADLSLFSPARAPHPALAGLPRPILLSVGRVAVEKNLEAFLGADVPGTKVVVGDGPARAELAGRFPQAIFLGGLHGEGLASAYATADLFVFPSRTDTFGLVNIEALASGLPVAGYPVPGPLDIIGADGRGTHGGKGRIGALDEDLATAIRAALTGDRSACVREARHYDWDRCTDQFVRNLVTAPATAATLAFA, from the coding sequence ATGAAGCTGGCGCTTGCGAGCGATGCCTGGAGCCCGCAGGTCAACGGTGTCGTCAGGGCCTTGTCCGAGACCGAGGCGAGGCTGCGCCGGCGCGGCTGGACGATTGAACTGCTGACGCCGGACGCCTTCCGCACCCTGCCCTGCCCGACCTATCCCGAGATCCGCCTGGCGCTGGGCTGCAGCCGGGAAGTAGCGCGGCGCCTCGACGCCTTTGCCCCGGACGCCATCCACATCGCCACCGAGGGCCCGATCGGCTGGGCGGTGCGGCGCTGGTGCATTGCCAGAGCCAAGCCGTTCACCACCAGCTTCCACACCCGCTTTCCCGATTATGTCGCGGTCCGCACGGGATTGCCGGCCGACTGGATCTGGCCGGTCATGCGCCGCTTCCACGGTCCGGCGAGCCGGGTGATGGCGGTGACGCCGGCGCTCGCCGCTGAACTGGCCGAGCGCGGGATCGGCCCCGTCCATCGCTGGCCGCTCGGGGCCGACCTGTCGCTCTTCTCCCCGGCCCGCGCCCCGCATCCCGCGCTGGCCGGATTGCCACGCCCGATCCTGCTCAGCGTCGGGCGGGTCGCGGTGGAGAAGAACCTAGAAGCCTTCCTCGGCGCCGACGTGCCCGGGACCAAGGTGGTGGTCGGCGACGGTCCCGCCCGTGCCGAGCTCGCCGGCCGCTTCCCGCAGGCCATCTTCCTCGGCGGCCTCCACGGCGAGGGCCTGGCCAGCGCCTATGCCACGGCCGACCTGTTCGTCTTCCCGAGCCGGACCGACACCTTCGGCCTCGTCAACATCGAGGCGCTCGCTTCCGGGCTACCGGTCGCCGGTTATCCGGTCCCGGGTCCGCTCGACATCATCGGCGCGGACGGCCGGGGCACGCATGGCGGCAAGGGCCGGATCGGCGCGCTCGACGAGGATCTTGCGACGGCGATCCGGGCCGCGCTCACCGGCGACCGCTCCGCCTGCGTGCGCGAAGCCAGGCATTACGACTGGGACCGCTGCACCGACCAGTTCGTCCGCAACCTGGTGACGGCGCCGGCGACCGCCGCAACGCTGGCCTTCGCCTGA